The sequence below is a genomic window from Photobacterium atrarenae.
CAGCCCCTTATTCGAGCCAATCGGCGCCCCCAGCGGCATCACCGCTGCACAGCCAACTTCTTCCAGCCGCTTACACAAGACCGGGTCGGCATGGCAGTAGGGCAGTACGATGAAGCCTTCTTTGACCAGCGCTTCTGCCGCGCCCAGGGTTTCGATCGGATCCGGCATCAGGTATTTCGGATCCGGGTGAATTTCCAGCTTGAGCCAGTTGGTCCCCAGTGCTTCGCGCGCCAGCTGGGCCGCAAAAACTGCTTCTTTGGCATTTTTGGCGCCGGAGGTATTGGGCAACAGGCTCAGCCCGGCCGCCTGGATCGGTGCCAGAATATCATCGTCGCGGTTATCAATATCGACCCGTTTCAGCGCCATGGTGACCAGCTCGGAGCCCGAGGCAATCAACGATTCGGCCATCACGATCCGGTTGGCATATTTACCGGTCCCGGTAAAGAGCCGGGATGAAAACGTCTTATCAGCAATCTTGAGCATTTAGCCTCCTGCGATGGCTTGAAACAGGGCGATACGATCCCCGGCACTGAGCGCCGTGGCATCCCAGGTACTGCGAGGAACAATGTCATCATTCAGTGCCACCGCAGTTGCCTCTAACGGCATCTCCAGCCGGGTGAGCAGCACTAACAAGGTATCGCCAGTTGAGATCTCAACCGGCTTATCATTGACTCGGATTTGAATCGCAGTTGTCGTTGTCATTCGTTATTCTCTCCTGTGCCGCAAACCGGGCACCTGTGATCGCGCGCGACACGAAAGGATTGCCACGTCATGTTCAGGCCGTCGAACTGCTTGAGGGTCGCAAAGCCAATGTCACCGGCACCAGTCAGCAATTTGAGCGTCTCCAGCGCCTGCAGGGTCCCGATGCTACCGACCACCGGGCCTGCAATCCCGCTGGTGCTGCAGTTTTGCGGCTCCTGCGGCGCATCCGGCTGCCAGGGGAACAGGCAGTGATAGCACGGCCCTTGCCCGGCGCGAAAGTCAAAGGCCATCAGCTGGCCCTGCCAGCGGATCGCCGCTCCGGCAATCAACGGCTTACCTGCCGAAAAGCAGGCCTGATTGACCGCATGGCGGGTTTCCAGGTTATCAGAGCAATCGAGCACCACATCGGCCAATGACACTTCCAGCGCCAGCTGCTGCGCCGCCAGCCGGGCCTCGACCGGGCGGACCCGGATCATCGGATTGAGCGCCCGGGTCTGGGACGCGGCGGCATGCGCCTTGCTCTGTCCCTGATCCGCTTCGCGATAGATCACCTGACGCTGGAGGTTGGAGCTGTCGACCTGATCATCATCGGCAATGACCAAATGACCAATGCCGGCTGAAGCCAGATACAACGCGGCCGCCGATCCCAATCCGCCGGCACCAACCAGCAAAACCTGCGCCTGCGCAAGCTGTGCCTGCCCGGCTTCACCGATTTCCGGCAACATGATCTGTCGGTTATAGCGGATAAAGGCCTGATCACTCAGCATAGGCAAGCTCCTTTTTCGGGACCGGGCGCTGCGACTCCGGGCGCACCAGGCGACGGTAAAAGTCATCCACCGCAGCCTGCGGATCATCGGCCTGGGTGATCGCCCGGACCACCGCCACACTACTCACCCCAGTCTGCCAGACGGCATCGGCACGGGGTAAATCAATCCCGCCGATCGCCACGGTCGGGAAATCCTGACCGATCAGGCGCTGATACAGCGCCAGCCGGCTGAGTCCCTGCGGCTTGGACGGCATTTGCTTGGTGGTGGTCGGATAGATATGGCCCAGGGCAATATAGCTGGGGCGAAACTCAGCTGCCCGCAGGATCTCATAATAACCATGGGTCGACAGGCCCAGCCGCAATCCGGCTTGCTGGATCGCGACCAGATCGGCGGTTTCCAGATCTTCCTGGCCCAAATGCACCCCGTAAGCCTGGTTTGCAATCGCCTGCTGCCAGTAGTCATTGATATAGACCTGCGCCCCGGCCTCTGTGCCGGCAGCTACCACCTGGCGGATCTGCAGATCCAGCGTCGGCTCTGCCGGGTCTTTGATCCGCAGCTGAGTCAGGGTGACGCCCATATCGAGCAGTCGTGCCACCCAGGCAGCCGAGTCGACCACCGGGTAGAGCGCCATCTGGGCCGGATCGGCTTTGGCAAACGGCGCCACCGCCACTTCCTTGCTCGCCCAACCCAGCGCCTCAGCATCGGGATGATTGGCCGTCAGCGGCCGTGGGAACAGCGCCCGCTCGAGCGGCCAGCTGTCCACACACCCTTCATCCTTATCATGGAGATAGCACCGGGCATAGGCCCGGGCTAAGGTGACTGCATCTTCCAACGGATAATCCAGGGCCAGAGCGGCCAGCAACATGGCGCGTTGCGGCTCAGCTGATCCAGCCTGACGGCAGTACACTGCGCGCGCTTCACCCTGGTGATGCCAGAGATCCACGCAACCCTGTTCGGTCGGTAAACCACACACCACCAGAGACGGATCCTGCGCAACCTGCTGTTGCATCTCACCGAGTGATGGATACGGCGGCTGCCATTGATCTCTCACCCGGTAGTCCAACACCTCCCTGGCTTCAAACTGAAATGCCAGATGAACAGCGCGACCATCGACTTCAATCGTTACCACAGATTCAGCTGTCCAGACCATCTCAACTGGCTGGCCCAGCTGATAACGTTGTGCTGAGGCAAACAGAGACCCTAAATAACGGCGCAACGGCGCCAGGGATTCCGGTACCGTGATCATGCCCATTAGCTTTCCTCTTGAACCGGGTGGTAAAGCTCGCTGCCGCGAGCCCGGAATTCGTCGGCTTTTTGCTGCATGCCTTCGAGCGGATCATCAAGTAACTTGATTTCGACTGCCTGCGCATCCGCCCCTTCAGGGAGCGCCTTGGCGTAGTCCCGCACTTCCTGGGAAATTTTCATCGAGCAGAATTTCGGGCCACACATCGAGCAGAAATGTGCGACCTTACCGGACTCCTGCGGCAGAGTTTCATCGTGGTAAGCCCGGGCAGTTTCCGGATCCAGTGCTAGGTTGAACTGATCTTCCCAGCGGAATTCAAACCGGGCTTTCGACAACGCGTTGTCCCGGACCTGAGCTCCCGGATGACCTTTGGCCAAGTCGGCTGCATGGGCGCACAGCTTATAGGTGATCAGCCCGACCTTCACATCGTCTTTGTTCGGCAGGCCCAGGTGCTCTTTCGGGGTCACGTAACACAGCATGGCACAGCCGTACCAGCCAATCATCGCCGCGCCAATGCCCGAGGTAATGTGGTCATAGCCCGGGGCAATATCAGTTGTCAGCGGGCCCAGGGTGTAGAACGGCGCTTCATGGCAGTGCCTGAGCTGCTCTTCCATGTTCTCTTTGATCATGTGCATCGGCACATGTCCCGGACCTTCAATCATCACCTGAACATCATATTCCCAGGCAATTTTGGTCAGTTCACCCAAGGTGCGCAGCTCGCTGAACTGAGCTTCATCGTTGGCATCGGCGACCGAGCCCGGACGCAAGCCATCCCCCAAGGAGAGCGAAATATCGTACTGGGCACAAATTTCACAAATCTCACGGAAGTGTTCATAGAGGAAACTTTCTTTGTGGTGGGCCAGGCACCACTTGGCCATGATTGAGCCGCCCCGCGAAACAATCCCGGTCACCCGCTTGGCAGTCATCGGTACGTAGCGCAGCAGCACCCCGGCGTGAATGGTGAAGTAATCCACTCCCTGCTCAGCCTGCTCCAGCAAGGTGTCGCGGAACACTTCCCAGGTCAGATTCTCAGCGATGCCGTTCACCTTCTCCAGCGCCTGATACATCGGCACGGTGCCAATCGGAACCGGGCTGTTGCGGATGATCCACTCGCGGGTTTCATGGATGTTGCGGCCGGTCGACAGGTCCATCACGGTATCGCCGCCCCAGCGGGTGGACCACACCAGCTTCTCGACTTCTTCTTCGATGGATGAGCTGACCGCGGAGTTACCGATATTGGCATTCACCTTGACCAGGAAGTTACGGCCGATGATCATCGGCTCCGATTCCGGGTGGTTAATGTTGGCAGGAATAATCGCCCGACCTTCTGCCACTTCCTGACGCACAAACTCCGGCGTAATTTCTTCCGGCAGATTGGCCCCGAAGTTTTGCCCCGGATGTTGCTGGGTTAGCAACGCATCGCGGTACTTGGCGCGACCCATATTTTCACGGATCGCGATATATTCCATTTCCGGGGTTATGATCCCCTGACGCGCGTAGTGAAGCTGAGTGACATTCGCCCCGTCTTTCGCACGGCGGATCCGGGCCCGCTCGCCAAAGCGCAAATCATCCAGCGTATCGTCAGCCAGACGCTCTTTGGAATAAGCCGAGCTCAGTTCATCCAGCTCGATGGTATCTTCGCGCTCAGCAATCCACTGCTCCCGCAGCCGTGGCAGGCCCGCATAGATATCGATTTCATGTTCAGGATCGGTATACAGACCGGAAGTATCGTAAACACGTACCGGCTCATTGGGCTCAAAAACCGGCGCATCTTTGGTACCGCCAACCAGACTATCCGCCAGAGTGATTTCCCGCATCGGGACACGGATGTCGTCACGACTGCCGGTGATATAGACCTTTTGAGAATTCGGGTACGGTTGGGTAGTGAGTGAATCAATGAATTGTTTCGCTTCCAGTCTCGCTTGTTTGCGATTCGACATAGCAATTTCCTTGTTCTGTATAAAAGGGAATTTGCTTATCGGTGGGTGCGTCAACAAGAGGCTACACGTAGGGTGTGTAACATCATCTGGAACAGCAGCTGCGGATGCAGCAATACAGAAGATTTTCTCTTGTTCCCTTCGCAGGTATTAGCCTGATCAGGTTCTACGGATCCCGCAATGCGGTCTCAGCCAATTGGCACTCCGACAAGTTACTCTCGAGTATATGGAAGTCCTGAACGATCAGCAACCATCCAATACCGCTTTCTGACTTCTTTGTTCAATGGCACATGAGCACATCACAGCCGCCTTGCTGCGACAATACCTGGCTGAGGTCGCCAAACCACTGAACACCGCTCTTATGCACCCCCAACACCACCAGATTCGCCCGAACCTGTTTGACCAGAACCAGCAAGTGCTTGGCAACGTCACCATCGGCAATATGCATAGCGCGGACTTTATAAGGGGAGCGCCGGGACAAGGCTGACAATTGTAGAATCCGCGTCGCCTGGGTATCCAAGTGCGCCTCTTCCAACCCCAACTCCGCATCGAGAAAGCTGACATTCCCCAGCCCTGGCTCCACAAACGCGACGTGTAGTTCAGCATGATTTTGCTCAGCAATAACAGCCGCCTTCACCATCAGCTGATGTGCATCCAGATTATCCGGGTTGACTGCCAGCAACACGATTTGATACAAGGCCATACACTTCCTCCCCATAGATAAGCGCAGCGGGTGACGTGCTTAAAACCAATGATCATGCCGTCGCTCAATCAATGATTGCATCAATACTGCCGGGCAAAGATGATCAACGTAGCAAGATCGTGGTATTAGTATGGCAACGTTCTCACAATCTAAAGTAGTGTAAATGAGCCAATTTCTCTTTCTTGGGCTAATTGCGTTAGGCGGAGCATTCGGTGCCTGTTCGCGGTACCTGATCTCTGAGCTATGCGTCAGCTGGTTTGGCCGAGGTTTTCCTTATGGCACCCTGGTGGTCAATGTGGTCGGTTCATTCCTCATGGGCATGCTGATGTCGGCGATCAACCAGGGCATGATCACAGCCATCCCCGCCCGTCCGATGATCGGCCTCGGCTTCCTCGGCGCCCTGACCACCTTCTCAACCTTCTCCATGGATAATGTCATCCTGATGCAACAAGGCGCGTTTTTAAAAGCCGGACTCAATATGCTTCTCAATGTCGCCCTCAGTCTGACGGCCTGCTTTATTGGCTATCAACTCCTGGTGAAAAGCTAAAGACCATTCTAATACCAATCAAAGTAAATCAGTGAGCAGACATAGTGCAGGAAAAACGTTTGAGAACAAGGCAGGATTTTTTGATCAGTAGTTATTCTACAATCAAAACTTCTAACGCAGTTATCGAGCATTTGAACAAGCTAGGATGACCAGTTATTTACTGCGATTGGTATCAGTCGGGGCGATTCAGGCTTCTTTCAGCCTGACAGGTTTGCCAGCTTCGCTGGGCAATCGAGTAGGAGGAGGCCTCACGGCCTCCGTCCTCTCACACCACCGTACAAGCGTGGGTCGCATACGGCGGTTCCGAATATATTTTCAGTGACTCGTACCCATCTCGCAACGAGTACAGACCCATATCCTTGAACCATTTCATTGGCATGGCCTGATTGAGCTGGGGCGATAAAGCCAAGTGCCACCACCCTTTATCTGACATCGCCAGCTTCCACGCATTGCGTTCGCTTACACCCTCTTGGCGTAACCATGTCGCTATGCTGTATCTGCGCTTGCGCTGCTTGAGGCGATAGCACCGTAAGCACCGCCTTATCCATTCATCCAAGCGCTGCATCGCGCTTTTCCGTATGGCAAGCTTGAAATAGTGTTGCCAACCTCTTAGGTATTGAGTGAGTTCGACTAGGACTGTCTTCAACTCTCGCCCTCGATTCCGCTTCGTTATTTGACGCACTCGCTTCTTCATCTGAGTTTGTGCTGTCTTCGAGATATGGATGCTTCCATCTCGTTGAAAGCGATGGCCTAGGTAAGTCCGCTCTGTCACTCTCGTTGCCGCACTTTTCTCACGGTTAACCCTGAGTTTCAGTTTCTGCTCCAAGAACTCCGTGATTGAGGCTTTTACTCGATTGGCGGCTTCCTCACTGTGCACGTAGATTTGGCAGTCGTCTGCATATCGGCAGAACTTATGCCCTCTTCGCTCAAGCTCTTTATCCAACTCATCTAATACGATATTTGATAGCAGCGGAGATAATGGTCCACCCTGTGGCGTCCCTCGTTGCCTCTGCTCAACTAACCCGTTTCGCATTATGCCTGCCTGTAGGTATGACCTGACCAGCTTCAGGACCCGTTTATCTGTGATGTCCTCCGATAGCCTGTGCATCAGTCTATCGTGGTTCACAGTATCGAAGTATTTCGCCAGGTCTATGTCGACTACATAACCCCGCCCCTCCCTGATGTAGTGGCTTGCTGCCACCAATGCATGGTGGGCACTGCGGTTAGGCCTGAACCCATAACTGTTGCTTGAAAACTGAGGTTCGTAGATATCTGTCAGTACTGAGGTAATGGCCTGTTGGACTACCCTATCAAGTACAGTTGGGATACCTAGCTGCCTCACTCCCCCGCTAGGTTTGGGAATTTCTACACCCAGAACGGGTTGGGGTTGGTAGCTCCCGTCCAGAAGGCTCTGGCGGAGCGCTTGCCCATTAGAAGACTGCCGAAGCATCGAGATAGTCGCTGTTATGTCGAGTTTATCAACCCCAGCACATCCCTTGTTCTTCTTCACTCTTCTCAGGGCTTGGTTCAGATTTGTTGAGGAGCAGATCCGCTCCATCAACTGAGTTGAGGTCACCAAGACTCGTCCTCCTGTCTACGCCGATCATGCTTGTCATTCTTCGTGGCCATGAGCGTCACTTGCGGTGTTGCCCAGTAGTACGTAGAGATGTTGTTCATCTTGCTATGACCCCACATGATTGAGTGTCTAGTGACTGCTTCTTGATATATTCAGTTCCGGCCTTCCCTTGGGTTGTACTTCCCCAAGGTACTATGCCTTCTGCTGACTTCTTATTACCCGTCACACAACATCACTGTTGTATTAGTCTCATCCGAGACAGGTCGTAAGATCTCCCGAGGTAAGACGTTGTTCTTTCCCTTGGCTGTGCCTGATTTACCCGTACACACTTCCCGTCGAGGCATTGGGCTGTTCTATATATTGCTAGGTTACCCAAGTTGTACTGGCCTACTATCAGGTTTCTGTTCGTCACACCCAAGTTTTGCCGTTTGCTTCCTTCAGATCCCACCTCACGGTGGGCACCCTTGCATAGGCTAACGGTTCTCGCTCGACTGAGCCCGTAGAGGACTTTCACCTCCTAGAACAACGCCATGCTCGGCGCACAACAAAAAAGCCCCAGTCTTTCGACTGAGGCTTTGAAGATGGCAGGGGTGGAGGGATTCGAACCCCCAACACGCGGATTTGGAATCCGCTGCTCTGCCAATTGGAGCTACACCCCTAGAAAGAGTGGCGGAGCGGACGGGACTCGAACCCGCGACCCCCGGCGTGACAGGCCGGTATTCTAACCAACTGAACTACCGCTCCACACGGCACTTAATCGAAGTCTTACTGTGATGGCTTCAATCAAGTTAATGTTCAAAGCCTGGCGATGTCCTACTCTCACATGGGGAGGCCCCACACTACCATCGGCGCTGTTACGTTTCACTGCTGAGTTCGGCATGGGATCAGGTGGGTCCATAACGCTATGGTCGCCAAGCAAATTCTGTTTATCTTGCGCCTTCGGCGAAAGATACAATCTCGGAAAATCTGACCAGTGTTCCCAAACACGTCATTCAAGTGCTTGCGGAGTCCGTACTTCGTAAACAAAACCCCTTGGGTGTTGTATGGTTAAGCCGCACGGGCAATTAGTACAGGTTAGCTCAACGCCTCACAGCGCTTACACACCCTGCCTATCAACGTCGTAGTCTACGACAACCCTTCAGAAGGCTTAAAGCCTTGGGGATGACTCATCTTGAGGCTCGCTTCCCGCTTAGATGCTTTCAGCGGTTATCGATTCCGAACTTAGCTACCGGGCAATGCGTCTGGCGACACAACCCGAACACCAGCGGTTCGTCCACTCCGGTCCTCTCGTACTAGGAGCAGCCCCTCTCAATCATCCAACGCCCACGGCAGATAGGGACCGAACTGTCTCACGACGTTCTAAACCCAGCTCGCGTACCACTTTAAATGGCGAACAGCCATACCCTTGGGACCGACTTCAGCCCCAGGATGTGATGAGCCGACATCGAGGTGCCAAACACCGCCGTCGATATGAACTCTTGGGCGGTATCAGCCTGTTATCCCCGGAGTACCTTTTATCCGTTGAGCGATGGCCCTTCCATTCAGAACCACCGGATCACTATGACCTGCTTTCGCACCTGCTCGAACCGTCATTCTCGCAGTCAAGCGGGCTTATGCCATTGCACTAACCTCACGATGTCCGACCGTGATTAGCCCACCTTCGTGCTCCTCCGTTACGCTTTGGGAGGAGACCGCCCCAGTCAAACTACCCACCAGGCACTGTCCGCAACCCCGATAAGGGGCCGACGTTAGAACATCAACACTACAAGGGTGGTATTTCAAGGACGGCTCCACAGATACTGGCGTACCTGCTTCGAAGCCTCCCACCTATCCTACACATGTAGGGTCAATGTTCAGTGCCAAGCTGTAGTAAAGGTTCACGGGGTCTTTCCGTCTAGCCGCGGGTACACAGCATCTTCACTGCGATTTCAATTTCACTGAGTCTCGGGTGGAGACAGCGTGGCCATCATTACGCCATTCGTGCAGGTCGGAACTTACCCGACAAGGAATTTCGCTACCTTAGGACCGTTATAGTTACGGCCGCCGTTTACCGGGGCTTCGATCAAGAGCTTCTCCGAAGATAACCCCATCAATTAACCTTCCGGCACCGGGCAGGCGTCACACCGTATACGTCATCTTTCGATTTTGCACAGTGCTGTGTTTTTAATAAACAGTTGCAGCCACCTGGTATCTGCGACTGCCAGCAGCGCCAAGAGCAAGTCTCTTTACCGCCGGCAGCGTACCTTCTCCCGAAGTTACGGTACCATTTTGCCTAGTTCCTTCACCCGAGTTCTCTCAAGCGCCTTGGTATTCTCTACCCGACCACCTGTGTCGGTTTGGGGTACGATTCCTTGCTATCTGAAGCTTAGAGGCTTTTCCCGGAAGCATGGCATCAATGACTTCAGCACCGTGGTGCCTCGACATCAGGTCTCAGCCTTGTAATCCCGGATTTGCCTAAGATTACAGCCTACACCCTTGAACCTGGACAACCGTCGCCAGGCCCACCTAGCCTTCTCCGTCCCCCCATCGCAATAGCAAGAAGTACGGGAATATTAACCCGTTTCCCATCGACTACGCCTTTCGGCCTCGCCTTAGGGGTCGACTCACCCTGCCCCGATTAACGTTGGACAGGAACCCTTGGTCTTCCGGCGAGGAGGTTTTTCACCCCCTTTATCGTTACTCATGTCAGCATTCGCACTTCTGATACCTCCAGCATGCCTTACAGCACACCTTCAACGGCTTACAGAACGCTCCCCTACCCAATACATAAAATGCATTGCCGCAGCTTCGGTGTATCGCTTAGCCCCGTTAAATCTTCCGCGCAGGCCGACTCGACCAGTGAGCTATTACGCTTTCTTTAAATGATGGCTGCTTCTAAGCCAACATCCTGGCTGTCTGAGCCTTCCCACATCGTTTCCCACTTAGCGATAACTTTGGGACCTTAGCTGGCGGTCTGGGTTGTTTCCCTCTCCACGACGGACGTTAGCACCCGCCGTGTGTCTCCCGGATAGTACTTACTGGTATTCGGAGTTTGCAAAGGGTTGGTAAGTCGGGATGACCCCCTAGCCTTAACAGTGCTCTACCCCCAGTAGTATTCGTCCGAGGCGCTACCTAAATAGCTTTCGGGGAGAACCAGCTATCTCCAGGTTTGATTGGCCTTTCACCCCTAGCCACAAGTCATCCGCTAATTTTTCAACATTAGTCGGTTCGGTCCTCCAGTGCGTGTTACCGCACCTTCAACCTGCCCATGGCTAGATCACCTGGTTTCGGGTCTAATCCCAGCAACTGCACGCCCAGTTAAGACTCGGTTTCCCTACGGCTCCCCTATACGGTTAACCTTGCTACTGAAATTAAGTCGCTGACCCATTATACAAAAGGTACGCAGTCACACCCGAGGGTGCTCCTACTGCTTGTACGTACACGGTTTCAGGTTCTGTTTCACTCCCCTCACAGGGGTTCTTTTCGCCTTTCCCTCACGGTACTGGTTCACTATCGGTCAGTCAGGAGTATTTAGCCTTGGAGGATGGTCCCCCCATCTTCAGACAAGATAACACGTGTCCCGTCCTACTCGTTTTCACCTTAAATGCGTTGTCGGCTACGGGGCTATCACCCTGTCTCGCGGCACTTTCCAGAGCCTTCACCTGACGCATAAAAAGCTTAAGGGCTAATCCGGTTTCGCTCGCCGCTACTGCCGGAATCTCGGTTGATTTCTCTTCCTCGGGGTACTTAGATGTTTCAGTTCCCCCGGTTCGCCTCAATACGCTATGAATTCACGTATTGATAACTGCTGCTGCAGCTGGGTTTCCCCATTCGGAAATCGTAGACTCAAGTGGCTCTTACTGCCTCATCTACGCTTATCGCAAGTTAGTACGTCCTTCATCGCCTCTGACTGCCCAGGCATCCACCGTGTACGCTTAGTCACTTAACCATACAACCCCAAGGGGTCTGTATCGCAAACAACCAAGGTTTCCATCAATGACTTGACGGATTAGTTTGTTTTGCCGGACTCTTCTTACACAAGACACTTGAATGTGTGTTGCTTGAGAACTCGTTCCATCTTTCGATGAAACTTTAGTATTGAATGTCAAACATTCAATTTACTAGTCAGCTTTCCAGATTGTTAAAGAGCATAACGCACAAAGCGTTAATCAATAACTGGCGTTATTGATTAGCGCTTTCGCGAGTTCTAAAACCATTTCACCAAGCAATCTGTGTGGACACTGCATCAAACAATGCGTCATATCGTTAAGGAGGTGATCCAGCCCCAGGTTCCCCTAGGGCTACCTTGTTACGACTTCACCCCAGTCATGAACCACACCGTGGTAAACGCCCTCCCGAAGGTTAAGCTATCTACTTCTGGTGCAGCCCACTCCCATGGTGTGACGGGCGGTGTGTACAAGGCCCGGGAACGTATTCACCGTGGCATTCTGATCCACGATTACTAGCGATTCCGACTTCATGGAGTCGAGTTGCAGACTCCAATCCGGACTACGACGCACTTTTTGGGATTCGCTCACTATCGCTAGCTCGCAGCCCTCTGTATGCGCCATTGTAGCACGTGTGTAGCCCTACTCGTAAGGGCCATGATGACTTGACGTCGTCCCCACCTTCCTCCGGTTTATCACCGGCAGTCTCCCTGGAGTTCCCACCCGAAGTGCTGGCAAACAAGGATAAGGGTTGCGCTCGTTGCGGGACTTAACCCAACATTTCACAACACGAGCTGACGACAGCCATGCAGCACCTGTCTCAGAGTTCCCGAAGGCACCAAAGCATCTCTGCTAAGTTCTCTGGATGTCAAGAGTAGGTAAGGTTCTTCGCGTTGCATCGAATTAAACCACATGCTCCACCGCTTGTGCGGGCCCCCGTCAATTCATTTGAGTTTTAATCTTGCGACCGTACTCCCCAGGCGGTCTACTTAACGCGTTAGCTCCGAAAGCCAGAATTCAAGACCCCAGCCTCCAAGTAGACATCGTTTACGGCGTGGACTACCAGGGTATCTAATCCTGTTTGCTCCCCACGCTTT
It includes:
- a CDS encoding universal stress protein: MALYQIVLLAVNPDNLDAHQLMVKAAVIAEQNHAELHVAFVEPGLGNVSFLDAELGLEEAHLDTQATRILQLSALSRRSPYKVRAMHIADGDVAKHLLVLVKQVRANLVVLGVHKSGVQWFGDLSQVLSQQGGCDVLMCH
- a CDS encoding thiazole synthase, which gives rise to MLKIADKTFSSRLFTGTGKYANRIVMAESLIASGSELVTMALKRVDIDNRDDDILAPIQAAGLSLLPNTSGAKNAKEAVFAAQLAREALGTNWLKLEIHPDPKYLMPDPIETLGAAEALVKEGFIVLPYCHADPVLCKRLEEVGCAAVMPLGAPIGSNKGLASRDFLEIIIDQARVPVVVDAGIGAPSHAAEAMELGADAVLVNTAIAAAADPIAMGRAFKLAVESGRMAYEAGLAGTVNQAIASSPLTAFLDHTG
- the thiC gene encoding phosphomethylpyrimidine synthase ThiC, translated to MSNRKQARLEAKQFIDSLTTQPYPNSQKVYITGSRDDIRVPMREITLADSLVGGTKDAPVFEPNEPVRVYDTSGLYTDPEHEIDIYAGLPRLREQWIAEREDTIELDELSSAYSKERLADDTLDDLRFGERARIRRAKDGANVTQLHYARQGIITPEMEYIAIRENMGRAKYRDALLTQQHPGQNFGANLPEEITPEFVRQEVAEGRAIIPANINHPESEPMIIGRNFLVKVNANIGNSAVSSSIEEEVEKLVWSTRWGGDTVMDLSTGRNIHETREWIIRNSPVPIGTVPMYQALEKVNGIAENLTWEVFRDTLLEQAEQGVDYFTIHAGVLLRYVPMTAKRVTGIVSRGGSIMAKWCLAHHKESFLYEHFREICEICAQYDISLSLGDGLRPGSVADANDEAQFSELRTLGELTKIAWEYDVQVMIEGPGHVPMHMIKENMEEQLRHCHEAPFYTLGPLTTDIAPGYDHITSGIGAAMIGWYGCAMLCYVTPKEHLGLPNKDDVKVGLITYKLCAHAADLAKGHPGAQVRDNALSKARFEFRWEDQFNLALDPETARAYHDETLPQESGKVAHFCSMCGPKFCSMKISQEVRDYAKALPEGADAQAVEIKLLDDPLEGMQQKADEFRARGSELYHPVQEES
- the thiS gene encoding sulfur carrier protein ThiS, translating into MTTTTAIQIRVNDKPVEISTGDTLLVLLTRLEMPLEATAVALNDDIVPRSTWDATALSAGDRIALFQAIAGG
- the ltrA gene encoding group II intron reverse transcriptase/maturase, giving the protein MERICSSTNLNQALRRVKKNKGCAGVDKLDITATISMLRQSSNGQALRQSLLDGSYQPQPVLGVEIPKPSGGVRQLGIPTVLDRVVQQAITSVLTDIYEPQFSSNSYGFRPNRSAHHALVAASHYIREGRGYVVDIDLAKYFDTVNHDRLMHRLSEDITDKRVLKLVRSYLQAGIMRNGLVEQRQRGTPQGGPLSPLLSNIVLDELDKELERRGHKFCRYADDCQIYVHSEEAANRVKASITEFLEQKLKLRVNREKSAATRVTERTYLGHRFQRDGSIHISKTAQTQMKKRVRQITKRNRGRELKTVLVELTQYLRGWQHYFKLAIRKSAMQRLDEWIRRCLRCYRLKQRKRRYSIATWLRQEGVSERNAWKLAMSDKGWWHLALSPQLNQAMPMKWFKDMGLYSLRDGYESLKIYSEPPYATHACTVV
- the thiE gene encoding thiamine phosphate synthase, with the protein product MGMITVPESLAPLRRYLGSLFASAQRYQLGQPVEMVWTAESVVTIEVDGRAVHLAFQFEAREVLDYRVRDQWQPPYPSLGEMQQQVAQDPSLVVCGLPTEQGCVDLWHHQGEARAVYCRQAGSAEPQRAMLLAALALDYPLEDAVTLARAYARCYLHDKDEGCVDSWPLERALFPRPLTANHPDAEALGWASKEVAVAPFAKADPAQMALYPVVDSAAWVARLLDMGVTLTQLRIKDPAEPTLDLQIRQVVAAGTEAGAQVYINDYWQQAIANQAYGVHLGQEDLETADLVAIQQAGLRLGLSTHGYYEILRAAEFRPSYIALGHIYPTTTKQMPSKPQGLSRLALYQRLIGQDFPTVAIGGIDLPRADAVWQTGVSSVAVVRAITQADDPQAAVDDFYRRLVRPESQRPVPKKELAYAE
- a CDS encoding HesA/MoeB/ThiF family protein; its protein translation is MLSDQAFIRYNRQIMLPEIGEAGQAQLAQAQVLLVGAGGLGSAAALYLASAGIGHLVIADDDQVDSSNLQRQVIYREADQGQSKAHAAASQTRALNPMIRVRPVEARLAAQQLALEVSLADVVLDCSDNLETRHAVNQACFSAGKPLIAGAAIRWQGQLMAFDFRAGQGPCYHCLFPWQPDAPQEPQNCSTSGIAGPVVGSIGTLQALETLKLLTGAGDIGFATLKQFDGLNMTWQSFRVARDHRCPVCGTGENNE
- the crcB gene encoding fluoride efflux transporter CrcB, with protein sequence MSQFLFLGLIALGGAFGACSRYLISELCVSWFGRGFPYGTLVVNVVGSFLMGMLMSAINQGMITAIPARPMIGLGFLGALTTFSTFSMDNVILMQQGAFLKAGLNMLLNVALSLTACFIGYQLLVKS